One region of Populus trichocarpa isolate Nisqually-1 chromosome 4, P.trichocarpa_v4.1, whole genome shotgun sequence genomic DNA includes:
- the LOC18097306 gene encoding plant UBX domain-containing protein 4 codes for MASRNKKPAKPSSSRAGGIRTLSDLNRRSGLDSDSDDEDAPQEYYTGGEKSGMLVQDPTKGNDVDAIFNQARQLGAVEGPLENLNQSSSSRSFTGTGRLLSGETVPSAPQQPEAVVHNIVFWTNGFTVDDGPLRRLDDPENASFLESIRKSECPKELEPSDRRSSVHVNLIRRDQKCPEPEKQRHAAFQGIGRTLGSSSASPASEPPADSAPLSSAPAPLMGLVVDETLPSTSIQLRLADGTRMVAHFNNSNTVNDIRSFIDASRPGGARNYQLQLMGFPPKLLTEPTQTIEQAGLSNSVVIQKF; via the exons ATGGCTTCAAGGAACAAGAAACCAGCAAAACCCTCAAGCAGTAGAGCAGGCGGTATCCGTACTCTCTCCGATCTGAACCGGCGGTCTGGACTTGACTCTGACAGCGATGATGAGGATGCTCCTCAAGAGTACTACACTGGTGGCGAGAAAAG TGGTATGCTCGTCCAAGATCCTACAAAAGGTAATGATGTGGATGCGATTTTCAATCAAGCTAGACAACTTGGAGCCGTTGAAGGTCCTCTGGAGAATCTTAATCAATCTTCAAGCTCAAGAAGCTTTACTGGAACTGGTAGATTACTATCGGGGGAGACTGTACCATCTGCTCCTCAACAACCTGAGGCTGTCGTTCACAATATTGTTTTCTGGACCAATGGTTTCACTGTAGACGATGGCCCCTTGAGGAGGCTTGACGATCCCGAAAATGCATCTTTCTTAGAG AGCATCAGGAAGTCTGAGTGTCCGAAGGAGCTTGAACCCTCAGATAGAAGGTCCTCAGTTCATGTCAATTTGATTAGGAGGGACCAAAAGTGCCCG GAACCAGAGAAGCAGCGCCATGCTGCATTCCAAGGTATAGGGAGGACTCTAGGAAGCAGCAGTGCTTCACCTGCATCTGAACCACCAGCTGATTCTGCTCCTCTGAGCTCTGCTCCAGCCCCTTTAATGGGCCTGGTTGTGGATGAAACGCTGCCATCGACTTCAATTCAGCTTAGGTTGGCTGATGGGACCCGCATGGTGGCCCACTTTAATAATAGCAACACAGTCAATGACATTCGATCCTTCATTGATGCATCCAGGCCTGGGGGTGCTCGGAATTATCAGCTGCAGTTGATGGGGTTCCCTCCGAAGCTTCTTACTGAGCCAACTCAGACAATAGAGCAGGCAGGCCTTTCCAATTCAGTTGTTATTCAGAAATTCTAG